From the Natrarchaeobaculum aegyptiacum genome, one window contains:
- a CDS encoding DUF4129 domain-containing protein: MSRSINPTRLLAALCGITAVALAAATLPSPLETGGEGGDLGTGDGGDAERRPPGTVLEPEASEGVPPVLEYLAYLLVLLAAVALAWYLIVHRREVVKWLAVGAVVLFVLFVVGELLPTIAEPDLVPVEEQPPADDALPGEGDGEQTPMPVNPVVLVLAAVAAVFLIALLATRGGGSLPSPPGLRGDRSASTDSEPDAAAIADAAGRAADRIEDSTVDNDVYRAWQEMTELLEVDRPEVTTPRQFADAAVDAGMGPADVEELTRLFEDVRYGETEPTAELNERAKTVFRRIESEYGAPAATSSDERAARDESSGGETA, from the coding sequence GTGTCACGGTCGATCAACCCCACGCGGTTGCTTGCCGCCCTCTGCGGAATCACCGCCGTCGCCCTCGCCGCAGCCACGCTTCCCTCACCACTCGAGACCGGCGGCGAGGGTGGCGACCTCGGAACCGGCGACGGCGGCGACGCCGAGCGACGGCCACCCGGGACCGTGCTCGAGCCGGAGGCCAGCGAGGGGGTCCCGCCGGTACTCGAGTATCTCGCGTACCTGCTGGTCCTGCTTGCCGCGGTCGCGCTCGCGTGGTATCTGATCGTCCACCGTCGAGAGGTCGTCAAGTGGCTCGCCGTGGGCGCGGTCGTCCTGTTCGTTCTCTTCGTCGTTGGCGAACTCCTGCCGACGATCGCCGAGCCCGACCTCGTTCCGGTCGAGGAACAGCCACCGGCAGACGACGCCCTTCCCGGCGAGGGAGACGGCGAGCAGACACCGATGCCGGTGAACCCGGTGGTCCTCGTCCTCGCCGCCGTCGCCGCGGTGTTTCTGATCGCCCTCCTCGCCACTCGAGGCGGGGGTTCGCTCCCGTCGCCACCTGGCCTCCGTGGTGACCGCTCGGCGTCGACCGATTCCGAGCCAGACGCGGCAGCGATCGCCGACGCCGCGGGGCGAGCGGCCGACCGGATCGAGGATTCGACCGTAGACAACGACGTCTACCGGGCCTGGCAGGAGATGACCGAACTGCTGGAGGTCGACCGGCCGGAGGTGACGACGCCACGGCAGTTCGCCGACGCGGCCGTCGACGCCGGGATGGGCCCTGCCGACGTCGAGGAACTCACCCGCCTGTTCGAGGACGTCCGTTACGGCGAGACCGAGCCGACGGCCGAACTGAACGAGCGTGCGAAGACGGTGTTTCGTCGAATCGAGTCGGAGTACGGAGCGCCTGCGGCCACATCCAGCGACGAACGCGCGGCTCGAGACGAGTCATCCGGGGGTGAGACGGCGTGA
- a CDS encoding DUF58 domain-containing protein, producing the protein MNATRAAIGLGLLAFLAGLAVAAGTVPLAMDRLAIGGVGLAVLLAALMTLRRRRTGRHLRSTPSPERRSPVPVPAVQPRAVLEEFEPVTDRYDVLGRHVQRGLAALAIAVFTRIDGDSTDAALDRIEDGSWTDDPVAAAFLSPTLEAPDRNLRAKLSSIVGESQFITSVRRVVAAIDAVADRDRRVDGDGSLPACDFFDGSRRFEPWTDTGGLGSARGSSRSRGRRGSDDSHHEPIRTTEDDAELAAGEVVSTGGVRGTDYWTGVGFVALFAVGVGAAASSPPVFLAGVVGIGFAGFARTFEPPKPDLEIERTVHEDELEPGDEVEVTLRVTNRSGRFLPDVRLIDGVPPGLAVVEGASRLGTALRPEETVTLEYTVAVERGSHEFDPTLVLVRDFARSRQREYLVGAETTVHCEPRLRPLPRRVPLRAVTTPYPGRLESVEPGSGTAFHSVRNYRPSDPRSRIDWKRRAKTGELATLEFHEERPARVLLLVDARRTAYCAPDPDGRHAVDRSVEAAGRFAATLLERGNAAGLAAIGPLERDGEQAEPCWLAPATGRDHEQRLREALARHPQLSTEPPALGTRWRYQLLAIRRRLDAQTQVVLCSPLVDARAAAIARQLESHGHLVTVVSPDPTTDGTTSEVAAGLLRRLRIVDLRRAGVPVVDWSDEQGLEEVLASTGARQRTTSGAAIGSTSGGGSR; encoded by the coding sequence GTGAACGCGACGCGTGCGGCCATCGGACTGGGATTACTCGCGTTCCTCGCCGGCCTCGCTGTCGCGGCCGGGACTGTCCCGCTCGCGATGGACCGACTCGCGATCGGCGGCGTCGGACTGGCCGTCCTCCTGGCGGCCCTGATGACGCTCCGTCGCCGCCGAACCGGCCGTCACCTCCGCTCGACACCCAGCCCCGAGCGTCGGTCACCGGTTCCCGTCCCTGCAGTGCAGCCGCGAGCCGTCCTCGAGGAGTTCGAGCCGGTCACCGACCGGTACGACGTCCTCGGTCGCCACGTCCAGCGTGGGCTCGCCGCGCTCGCCATCGCCGTCTTCACGCGGATCGACGGCGACTCGACCGACGCCGCGCTCGATCGAATCGAGGACGGAAGCTGGACGGACGATCCGGTCGCTGCGGCGTTCCTTTCGCCGACGCTCGAGGCCCCCGACCGGAATCTGCGTGCGAAGCTGTCGTCGATCGTCGGTGAATCGCAGTTCATCACGTCGGTTCGGCGCGTCGTCGCGGCGATCGACGCCGTGGCCGATCGCGACCGACGAGTCGACGGCGACGGCTCGCTCCCAGCCTGTGACTTCTTCGACGGTTCGCGGCGCTTCGAGCCGTGGACCGACACGGGAGGGCTCGGTTCGGCTCGTGGCTCGAGCCGGTCTCGCGGTCGCCGTGGTTCCGACGACAGCCACCACGAACCGATCCGAACGACCGAAGACGACGCGGAACTGGCCGCCGGCGAGGTCGTCTCGACCGGCGGCGTCCGCGGGACCGACTACTGGACGGGGGTCGGCTTCGTCGCGCTGTTCGCCGTCGGCGTCGGTGCGGCAGCGAGTTCACCACCGGTCTTCCTCGCGGGCGTCGTCGGCATCGGTTTCGCGGGGTTCGCCCGGACGTTCGAGCCGCCGAAACCCGACCTCGAGATCGAACGAACCGTCCACGAGGACGAGCTCGAGCCCGGCGACGAGGTCGAGGTCACCCTGCGAGTTACCAACCGGAGCGGTCGGTTCCTCCCCGACGTGCGCCTGATCGACGGCGTCCCACCCGGTCTCGCCGTCGTCGAGGGTGCGAGCCGGCTCGGGACCGCGCTCCGCCCGGAAGAGACCGTCACGCTCGAGTACACCGTCGCCGTCGAGCGCGGCAGTCACGAGTTCGATCCGACTCTCGTGCTCGTCCGCGACTTCGCGCGCTCGCGCCAGCGCGAGTACCTCGTGGGGGCCGAGACGACGGTTCACTGTGAACCCCGGTTGCGCCCGCTGCCCCGACGCGTCCCCCTGCGGGCCGTGACGACGCCGTACCCCGGCCGTCTCGAGAGCGTCGAGCCCGGCTCCGGCACGGCGTTTCACTCCGTCCGCAACTACCGGCCGTCGGACCCGCGCTCGCGGATCGACTGGAAGCGCCGCGCGAAGACCGGCGAACTGGCCACCCTCGAGTTCCACGAGGAACGACCGGCGCGGGTGCTCCTGCTCGTGGACGCCCGCCGGACGGCCTACTGCGCACCCGATCCCGACGGTCGCCACGCGGTCGATCGGTCGGTCGAGGCGGCCGGTCGGTTCGCGGCAACGCTGCTCGAGCGAGGAAACGCCGCCGGGCTCGCCGCGATCGGCCCACTCGAGCGTGACGGAGAGCAGGCAGAGCCGTGCTGGCTCGCTCCCGCGACCGGCCGCGACCACGAACAGCGACTGCGCGAGGCGCTGGCTCGCCACCCACAGCTGTCGACCGAGCCGCCGGCGCTCGGGACGCGCTGGCGGTACCAGCTTCTGGCGATCCGCCGACGACTCGACGCACAGACCCAGGTCGTCCTCTGCTCGCCGCTGGTCGACGCCCGTGCGGCGGCGATCGCGCGACAGCTCGAGAGCCACGGCCATCTCGTGACGGTCGTCAGCCCGGACCCGACGACCGACGGGACCACGAGCGAGGTCGCGGCCGGACTCCTCCGCCGGCTCCGGATCGTCGACCTCCGCCGGGCTGGCGTCCCGGTCGTCGACTGGTCGGACGAGCAGGGGCTCGAAGAAGTACTCGCGAGTACGGGCGCGAGGCAGCGGACGACGTCCGGGGCCGCAATCGGCTCGACGAGTGGAGGTGGCAGTCGGTGA
- a CDS encoding DUF7519 family protein, whose product MTGPRPDLGIGLERGAGDRSESERESATDTDAGSARDVGQSITREPAVASSVAAVGLSIVAAALAGVGSPVGLLVGLAGIVLLAVALVRNSRRLVDVAGLVCFVGVVAGGLEATAVEPSLLATLAVVLAWDRAHGAIDVGTQLGREAPTRRLEAVSFASSLFVGVFAGTLGYAVYLIGGTGQPVAAVVLFVIAAALVTLGLGSDGRW is encoded by the coding sequence GTGACGGGACCGCGACCCGACCTCGGGATCGGCCTCGAGCGTGGAGCAGGCGACCGAAGTGAAAGCGAGCGTGAATCGGCGACAGACACCGACGCAGGATCTGCCCGCGACGTGGGCCAGTCGATCACCCGCGAACCGGCCGTCGCCTCGAGCGTCGCCGCCGTCGGCCTCTCTATCGTCGCTGCCGCGCTTGCCGGCGTCGGCTCGCCGGTGGGCCTCCTCGTCGGACTCGCGGGGATCGTCCTTCTCGCGGTCGCGCTCGTTCGCAACTCGAGACGGCTCGTCGACGTCGCCGGCCTCGTGTGCTTCGTCGGCGTCGTCGCGGGCGGACTCGAGGCCACGGCAGTCGAACCGTCGCTCCTCGCCACGCTCGCCGTCGTCCTCGCCTGGGACCGCGCCCACGGCGCGATCGACGTCGGAACGCAACTCGGGCGGGAAGCCCCGACGCGTCGGCTCGAGGCCGTCTCGTTCGCCTCGAGTCTGTTCGTGGGGGTGTTCGCTGGAACGCTCGGGTACGCAGTGTATTTGATCGGTGGGACGGGCCAGCCGGTCGCCGCCGTGGTGCTGTTCGTGATCGCCGCGGCGCTGGTGACGCTGGGACTCGGGAGCGACGGCAGATGGTGA
- the moaA gene encoding GTP 3',8-cyclase MoaA codes for MLTDDFGREVRGVRVSLTDRCNFDCVYCHNEGLGDTRGPMDPQDDEMSTDDVVRFLEVAAEFDVEAVKFTGGEPMLRQDLEEIIARTPDSMEISMTTNGTFLPGRAGDLVDAGLERVNVSQDALDREQFAAVTQSGAYDRVLEGVDAALEAGLDPVKLNMVVFQHTAGYVPEMVDHVAENEGLQLQLIQYMPELTGKPEWNVEIERVHEWLAEQAVGVEHREMHDRRRYWIASDDADIALEGDEECDGVDAIADDPNVGMVEIVDPVENPTFCANCHRVRVTHDGYLKGCLNRNDDLKPMGEMTRPEIREAYREVVADRVPFYGEYMVRSDDGEWELNEKYLETQAEA; via the coding sequence ATGCTCACGGACGACTTCGGGCGCGAGGTCAGGGGGGTCCGGGTCTCTCTCACCGATCGGTGTAACTTCGATTGCGTCTACTGCCACAACGAAGGACTCGGGGACACCCGCGGCCCGATGGATCCACAGGACGACGAGATGTCGACCGACGACGTCGTTCGCTTCCTCGAGGTCGCCGCCGAATTCGACGTCGAGGCGGTCAAGTTCACCGGCGGCGAACCGATGCTGCGCCAGGACTTAGAGGAGATCATCGCGCGGACGCCCGACTCGATGGAAATCTCGATGACGACCAACGGCACCTTCCTCCCCGGACGCGCTGGCGACCTCGTCGACGCCGGTCTCGAGCGCGTGAACGTCTCACAGGACGCCCTCGACCGCGAGCAGTTCGCTGCGGTCACCCAGAGCGGGGCCTACGACCGCGTGCTCGAGGGCGTCGACGCGGCGCTCGAGGCGGGCCTCGATCCGGTCAAGCTCAACATGGTCGTCTTCCAGCACACCGCCGGCTACGTCCCGGAGATGGTCGACCACGTCGCCGAGAACGAGGGGCTACAGCTCCAGTTGATCCAGTACATGCCGGAGCTGACGGGCAAGCCGGAGTGGAACGTCGAGATCGAGCGCGTCCACGAGTGGCTCGCCGAGCAGGCCGTCGGGGTCGAACACCGCGAGATGCACGATCGACGGCGCTACTGGATCGCGAGCGACGACGCCGACATCGCTCTCGAGGGAGACGAGGAGTGCGACGGCGTGGACGCGATCGCCGACGATCCGAACGTCGGGATGGTCGAGATCGTCGACCCCGTCGAGAACCCGACGTTCTGTGCGAACTGCCATCGCGTGCGCGTCACCCACGACGGCTACCTCAAGGGCTGTCTCAATCGCAACGACGACCTGAAACCGATGGGTGAGATGACCAGACCGGAGATTCGCGAGGCCTACCGCGAGGTCGTCGCCGACCGCGTCCCCTTCTACGGCGAGTACATGGTCAGATCCGACGACGGCGAGTGGGAACTGAACGAGAAGTACCTCGAGACGCAGGCCGAAGCCTGA